From the Clostridiales bacterium FE2011 genome, one window contains:
- a CDS encoding trypsin-like peptidase domain-containing protein → MRKLLISLGIIILCIAIASCTLAGGFSSDADAIEKAAKSVLKIYVYESMFDEEPFATGSGFVAFDSSTLITNYHVIDGARVVIASDDDDNTYELDKVLCADENSDIAILRFSEKTKLKALELYPDDQLKRGSPVVAIGSPKGLKNTVSTGIVSYQFVTEGIPEIQITAPISPGSSGGALFNDDGKVIGVTSAIYKSKDEYGESTDAQNLNFAVNIAVAQAMYNAWDGKEYTFRDHKHTAKMDFSGVYKHDNIAATESTDKEVTSQKSSSTTETWICLNCGKENTTRYCQECGAEKPYWICVCGKINSSNKFCGECGQNHIQLIESLNVAIEKESENDYAGAITILEALGSYNSGSYKTNAGDHVEAKSRISKCYYEQGIYLQDNNGDHDDIVKAFTMAGDYSDAKEQIKGENTRYLKAFYDEGVKLLNDGEFDRAVEAFQNAGSYSDATEQIKAVYYAKGLSLLNEQDYTQCRKTLDKVGDYQDASTIILRSYYEEAEMAIENGEKDNAKKLFSKAGDYKDAKDRIKSIEEEEKDKVYLAAKEAFDNNDFEKAIKLYKQISGFGDADEMVVKASVAEIQYKYESIYTNPEAMSEKKCTDLESLLVKLDAYKSNSNAIELYKKICYAIAQFKQKSNLTVAIKYYQMAEDYLDSEEQLLNVKKQRIDQLVKQGNIATVIQYYADEFGQYELIKPESQGDHVEEILVYIKLLGIKTKGKIDTKIYKEEYIPYVQTIEEHFGFNNDGFITIDEYMELSDAICTGDDSSNVQALLEKLTDLSFIQKLTEKHSVYENKYTNSIKKAEKALGLREDGIITKDEYNAIISLNVEKPEKPRNLKMSVKNDTVTITWSKVKGAINYEVWRGSILLGTTTQSKWVDKEVETGNYYTYKVIAKKYTVESNANLVSQYVSPYYKPISISILNGSKNFYKGKYVKLSGLKIGNWTIDIGDGNFQNTLIAKSLAQNNDNCDVYLLCYSGNSYVEIVLEDYKSWGWDNKTQDLLGMINRISSITVEGQVNEEYSSWGVLDGVPSVIISRINWYY, encoded by the coding sequence ATGAGGAAACTCTTAATCAGTTTGGGTATCATTATACTGTGTATTGCTATAGCTTCTTGTACATTGGCTGGAGGCTTTTCAAGTGATGCGGACGCAATCGAGAAAGCTGCTAAATCTGTGTTAAAAATATATGTTTATGAGAGCATGTTTGATGAAGAACCGTTTGCAACGGGTAGTGGGTTTGTTGCCTTTGATAGTTCAACACTTATAACAAATTACCATGTAATTGATGGCGCGAGAGTTGTTATTGCGTCAGATGATGATGACAATACATATGAATTGGACAAAGTTTTATGCGCAGATGAAAACTCGGATATAGCGATTTTGCGTTTCTCTGAGAAAACAAAACTGAAAGCACTGGAGTTGTATCCGGATGATCAATTAAAACGAGGTTCTCCAGTGGTAGCTATTGGCAGTCCTAAAGGATTGAAGAACACTGTATCAACAGGCATTGTCAGTTATCAGTTTGTTACAGAAGGAATACCTGAGATACAGATTACTGCACCGATTTCGCCTGGAAGCAGCGGAGGTGCTTTATTTAATGATGATGGAAAAGTAATAGGTGTAACATCGGCAATATATAAAAGCAAAGACGAGTACGGAGAGAGTACAGACGCTCAGAATCTTAATTTTGCTGTGAATATTGCTGTGGCACAGGCTATGTATAATGCCTGGGATGGTAAAGAATATACATTTCGTGATCATAAACACACCGCCAAAATGGATTTTTCAGGTGTGTATAAGCATGATAACATTGCTGCTACTGAGTCAACAGATAAAGAAGTGACGTCTCAGAAATCTTCTTCAACGACAGAAACATGGATTTGCTTGAATTGTGGAAAAGAGAATACAACCAGATACTGCCAGGAATGTGGAGCTGAAAAACCATATTGGATATGCGTATGCGGCAAGATCAATAGCAGCAACAAATTCTGTGGAGAGTGTGGTCAGAACCATATACAATTAATTGAATCACTTAATGTGGCAATTGAAAAAGAATCAGAAAATGATTATGCCGGAGCTATAACAATTCTGGAAGCACTTGGATCATATAACAGCGGTTCATATAAAACCAATGCAGGAGATCATGTGGAGGCAAAATCCCGAATAAGCAAATGTTATTATGAACAGGGTATTTATTTACAAGACAATAATGGAGATCACGATGACATAGTCAAAGCCTTTACAATGGCAGGGGATTACAGTGATGCAAAAGAGCAGATTAAAGGAGAGAACACCCGTTATTTAAAAGCATTTTATGATGAGGGTGTTAAACTCCTCAATGATGGGGAATTTGACAGAGCAGTGGAAGCATTCCAGAACGCTGGATCGTACTCGGATGCAACTGAGCAGATAAAAGCAGTATACTATGCTAAAGGACTAAGCTTGTTGAATGAGCAGGATTACACACAATGCAGAAAAACATTGGACAAGGTAGGGGATTATCAGGATGCAAGTACTATTATCCTAAGATCATATTATGAAGAAGCAGAGATGGCTATAGAGAATGGTGAAAAAGATAATGCTAAGAAGCTGTTTTCTAAAGCTGGAGACTATAAAGATGCAAAAGATAGAATCAAATCTATTGAGGAAGAAGAAAAGGACAAGGTTTACCTTGCGGCTAAAGAAGCATTTGATAATAATGATTTCGAAAAAGCAATAAAACTATATAAGCAGATTTCTGGATTCGGTGATGCAGATGAAATGGTTGTTAAGGCAAGCGTTGCAGAGATACAGTACAAATATGAAAGTATTTATACAAACCCTGAAGCAATGTCAGAGAAAAAATGTACGGATTTAGAAAGTCTTCTCGTAAAGCTTGATGCATATAAGTCTAATTCTAATGCAATAGAGTTGTATAAGAAAATATGCTATGCAATAGCACAGTTTAAGCAGAAAAGCAATTTGACTGTAGCAATAAAATACTATCAAATGGCTGAAGATTATCTTGATTCTGAAGAGCAATTGTTGAATGTAAAAAAACAACGGATAGATCAGTTGGTAAAACAAGGGAATATCGCAACAGTAATACAATATTATGCAGATGAATTTGGACAGTATGAATTGATAAAACCAGAAAGTCAAGGAGATCATGTAGAAGAAATATTGGTATATATAAAACTTCTTGGTATCAAAACAAAAGGGAAAATTGATACTAAAATCTACAAAGAAGAGTACATCCCATATGTACAAACAATAGAAGAACATTTTGGATTTAATAACGACGGTTTTATTACAATAGATGAATATATGGAATTATCAGATGCTATATGTACGGGAGATGATAGCAGTAACGTTCAGGCATTACTGGAGAAACTTACGGATCTTTCATTTATTCAGAAACTAACAGAGAAGCATAGTGTATATGAAAATAAATATACAAACAGTATAAAGAAAGCGGAAAAAGCTCTTGGATTGCGGGAAGATGGTATTATTACTAAAGATGAATATAATGCCATCATCTCTTTAAACGTTGAAAAACCAGAGAAACCTCGCAATCTGAAGATGTCAGTAAAAAACGATACTGTAACAATCACTTGGTCAAAGGTAAAAGGAGCAATTAACTATGAAGTGTGGCGAGGTTCAATTCTTTTAGGGACAACCACACAATCCAAATGGGTAGATAAAGAAGTTGAAACTGGCAATTATTATACTTATAAAGTTATAGCAAAGAAATATACAGTTGAAAGTAATGCAAATCTAGTGAGCCAATATGTATCTCCGTATTATAAACCCATAAGTATTTCAATACTTAATGGAAGCAAGAATTTTTATAAAGGAAAATATGTAAAATTAAGCGGGTTGAAGATTGGTAACTGGACAATTGATATAGGAGATGGTAATTTTCAAAATACTTTAATCGCAAAGAGTTTGGCACAGAACAATGATAATTGTGATGTGTATTTGTTGTGTTATTCAGGTAACTCTTATGTTGAGATTGTCCTGGAAGATTATAAGAGTTGGGGATGGGACAATAAAACACAGGACTTACTAGGAATGATTAATAGAATATCCAGCATAACAGTAGAAGGCCAGGTTAATGAAGAATACTCCTCTTGGGGTGTGTTAGATGGGGTGCCTTCAGTGATTATTAGTCGAATAAATTGGTATTACTAA
- a CDS encoding zinc ribbon domain-containing protein, whose translation MKNCTSCGAPVKGSSKVCPYCDTVLQDESGEGITVSEAKAAEYPMKWHSIVLALLIIGAVLNVLIGIVFIMRENVLTPRGLMDITEYKNKYSELVNSYRFMNVTRIAMGVFQVIVWKRLKGYRSNGPVSLKVMYVLGIVLNIVNLSWMSSAMNTNMFNVWNCCYIIGLVVMLIINSSYYAKRSELFVN comes from the coding sequence ATGAAAAACTGTACAAGCTGCGGCGCACCCGTCAAGGGAAGCAGTAAAGTCTGCCCGTACTGCGACACTGTGCTTCAGGATGAAAGCGGTGAAGGGATCACTGTGTCTGAAGCCAAGGCAGCAGAGTATCCGATGAAATGGCATAGTATCGTGCTGGCACTCCTGATCATCGGGGCGGTTTTAAATGTCCTGATAGGCATCGTTTTTATCATGAGAGAGAACGTGCTGACACCTCGCGGACTGATGGATATCACAGAATATAAGAACAAGTATTCTGAACTGGTGAATAGCTACCGGTTTATGAATGTGACACGCATTGCTATGGGCGTATTTCAGGTCATCGTATGGAAACGGCTGAAGGGATATAGGTCGAACGGACCAGTTTCCCTGAAGGTCATGTATGTGCTGGGAATTGTCCTCAACATCGTTAATTTGAGCTGGATGTCTTCTGCTATGAACACGAATATGTTCAATGTCTGGAACTGCTGTTATATCATCGGATTGGTTGTGATGCTGATCATCAACAGCTCATATTACGCCAAACGCAGTGAACTGTTTGTCAATTAA
- a CDS encoding restriction endonuclease subunit S, whose product MRNLTFVDCVDVVGTACPPFPGTKKYVSTGAIDIDHIVDADTETVDYAGRPSRANLVAVAGDVLFAKMQGTKKTLLVTDALAESIYSTGFCAVRPKKGILTERCLYHLLTSQMFLAQKDKHCSGATQKAITNAGLEKIVINVPNIEEQETIADLLDAINRIISQRQRQLRALDSLIKARFVEMFGDIILNPYGYKKEKLKLTCNIVTGNTPSRSVPEHYGHHIEWIKTDNIVAGQLHPTKATESLSEEGMRVGRTVDSGSILMACIAGSIASIGRVCVTDRTVSFNQQINAIIPESYNTLFLYVMLQLSKEYLVEDISMALKGILSKSKLEDKEFIVPPIEQQEHFADFVSQVDKSKVIVQKALEETQMMFDSLMQDYFG is encoded by the coding sequence ATGCGAAATCTCACATTTGTTGATTGTGTCGATGTTGTAGGAACAGCTTGCCCACCTTTTCCAGGTACGAAAAAATACGTTAGCACTGGAGCTATAGATATAGATCACATAGTTGATGCCGACACGGAGACCGTTGATTATGCTGGAAGACCATCAAGAGCTAATCTCGTAGCTGTTGCAGGCGATGTACTGTTTGCAAAGATGCAGGGCACAAAGAAAACACTATTAGTAACGGATGCCCTTGCCGAGAGTATCTATTCGACTGGGTTTTGTGCTGTGCGGCCGAAGAAAGGTATACTAACAGAGAGGTGCCTTTATCATCTGCTCACAAGTCAAATGTTTCTTGCACAAAAAGATAAGCACTGCTCCGGAGCTACACAAAAAGCAATAACAAACGCAGGTCTCGAGAAAATAGTAATCAACGTCCCAAATATTGAAGAACAGGAGACGATTGCAGATCTGCTTGATGCAATCAATAGGATAATCAGCCAACGCCAGCGCCAGCTCCGTGCCCTCGATTCCCTCATCAAAGCCCGATTTGTCGAGATGTTTGGCGATATAATACTTAACCCGTATGGCTATAAGAAGGAGAAGTTGAAGCTGACTTGCAACATTGTAACTGGCAACACGCCTTCCAGGTCAGTTCCCGAGCATTATGGCCATCATATAGAATGGATTAAAACAGACAATATTGTTGCAGGTCAACTACATCCAACAAAGGCGACTGAATCTCTGTCAGAAGAGGGTATGAGAGTCGGAAGAACGGTTGACAGCGGCTCTATACTTATGGCTTGTATTGCAGGAAGCATTGCGAGTATCGGAAGAGTATGTGTTACTGACAGAACGGTATCCTTTAACCAACAGATCAATGCTATCATCCCTGAATCGTACAACACACTCTTTCTATACGTGATGTTACAACTGTCAAAGGAGTATCTTGTCGAGGACATCAGTATGGCTTTGAAGGGCATACTGTCGAAATCCAAACTGGAAGATAAAGAATTCATAGTTCCTCCAATTGAACAGCAGGAACACTTTGCTGACTTCGTCTCCCAGGTCGACAAATCAAAAGTTATTGTTCAGAAAGCACTGGAAGAAACACAAATGATGTTTGATAGTTTGATGCAAGACTACTTTGGTTGA
- a CDS encoding DEAD/DEAH box helicase family protein has protein sequence MTNFDFLTANPGFVSFAEPAIAAEKIYSIDPAACVMTCRRAMENAVKWMYSVDSALAMPWDDKLVSLLSTEEFREIIDDNLYRRLDFIRKVGNSAAHDTKKITKEQAALCLQNLWVFLDYVAYCYGDNYTSGQFDLALLEAQTAPVAVLPPETETKLEELIQENAKLREELTAKREEQQQTYTPKPLEISEYKTRKLYIDVMLQDAGWTKGKDWLDEVELPGMPNKSEVGYADYVLYGDDGKALAVIEAKRTCVDVAKGRQQAKLYADLLEKQHNRRPVVFLTNGFETRIVDNKYPERRVAMIYSKRDLEKLFNLQRMRLPLNYVQVDKKIAGRYYQEEAIKAVCENFDEKNRRKALLVMATGSGKTRTVIALCKVLLEKGWVKNILFLADRNSLVIQAKRNFVNLMPDLSVVNLCEDKENCDARCVFSTYQTMFNCIDTIHDEQGEKLFTSGHFDLLICDEAHRSIYNKYRDIFNYFDAPLVGLTATPKDDIDKNTYDIFDLEKGVPTYGYELAQAVKDGYLVDFISVETTLKFIQQGIVYDELSDEDKEAYENTFEDENGDLPESIESSALNEWIFNEDTIREVLRILMENGLKIDYGNKIGKTIIFAKNHTHAEKVLEVFGKSYPNLTNYAKVIDNYMTYAQSAIDEFSEPNKLPQIAISVDMLDTGIDVPEVLNLVFFKKVMSKAKFWQMIGRGTRLCPGLIDGEDKSKFYIFDFCGNFEFFRMNKGRPTTNTMALAGALFFLKAQIAYKLQDLAYQTEPLMTFRETLVQDMLEKDQALDRQHFAVRQHLKAVEQYGDPVNYEALTYENTLDIKDELAPLIEPEQDDPKALRFDALMYGIELAYLMGEKYSRARHDLLNKVSAIAGVANIPEIMAQSDLINKILHTDYLDNAGINEFEHIRESLRDLIKYIPVEKIIYQTNFDDEVLAIDWKQSELESDDLKNYKAKAEFYVRQHQDQEVIAKLKGNIPLTEQDVSELERILWSEIGSKQDYEREIGSVPLGEFVRGIVGLDMNAAKTAFAEYLGNTQLDSRQIYFVNQIVEYIVHNGMLKDFSVLQDPPFTDQGSIVDVFDMEMWAGIKKTIDQINANALGA, from the coding sequence ATGACCAACTTTGATTTCCTCACAGCCAACCCAGGATTTGTTTCCTTCGCTGAGCCGGCCATTGCTGCTGAAAAGATCTATTCCATAGATCCTGCAGCCTGTGTGATGACATGTCGGCGGGCGATGGAGAATGCTGTCAAATGGATGTATTCTGTTGACAGTGCTCTTGCTATGCCTTGGGATGATAAGTTGGTCAGTTTGCTGAGTACAGAGGAATTCAGAGAGATCATAGATGATAACCTGTACCGTAGACTGGATTTCATCCGTAAGGTTGGAAACAGTGCCGCTCATGATACAAAGAAGATTACCAAAGAACAGGCAGCATTGTGCCTTCAGAATCTTTGGGTGTTCCTGGATTATGTAGCCTATTGCTATGGCGATAATTATACATCCGGCCAGTTTGATCTGGCTTTGCTGGAAGCACAGACTGCACCTGTAGCTGTATTGCCTCCGGAAACCGAAACCAAGCTGGAAGAACTGATCCAGGAGAACGCAAAGCTTCGGGAAGAACTGACAGCCAAACGAGAAGAACAACAGCAGACATATACGCCCAAGCCTCTTGAAATATCTGAATATAAGACTCGGAAGCTCTATATCGACGTTATGCTTCAGGACGCAGGCTGGACTAAGGGAAAAGACTGGCTGGACGAAGTGGAACTGCCTGGTATGCCCAACAAGAGCGAAGTGGGCTATGCGGATTATGTACTTTATGGGGATGATGGTAAGGCACTGGCTGTGATCGAAGCCAAACGCACTTGCGTTGATGTGGCAAAGGGACGCCAGCAGGCGAAACTGTATGCTGATTTGCTGGAGAAACAACATAATCGTAGGCCGGTTGTTTTCCTGACCAATGGTTTTGAAACCAGGATTGTAGACAACAAGTATCCGGAACGCAGGGTTGCCATGATTTACAGCAAGCGGGATCTGGAGAAACTGTTTAACCTGCAACGGATGCGTTTACCGCTGAACTATGTACAGGTAGATAAGAAGATCGCCGGACGCTATTATCAGGAAGAAGCAATCAAGGCTGTCTGTGAAAACTTTGATGAAAAGAACCGTAGGAAGGCTTTGCTGGTCATGGCTACCGGCAGCGGCAAAACCCGCACGGTGATTGCCCTGTGCAAAGTACTGCTTGAAAAAGGATGGGTGAAGAACATTCTTTTCCTGGCAGACCGTAACTCGCTGGTGATCCAGGCAAAACGGAATTTTGTCAATCTGATGCCTGATCTGTCCGTGGTGAATCTTTGTGAAGATAAAGAGAACTGTGATGCTCGCTGTGTTTTCTCGACTTATCAGACAATGTTCAACTGCATTGATACAATTCACGATGAACAGGGAGAAAAACTGTTCACCAGTGGGCATTTTGACCTGCTGATCTGTGATGAAGCACACCGTTCTATCTATAACAAGTACAGGGACATTTTTAACTACTTTGATGCTCCTTTGGTGGGCCTTACTGCTACACCTAAAGATGATATTGATAAAAACACTTATGATATCTTTGACCTTGAAAAAGGTGTGCCTACCTATGGATATGAACTGGCACAGGCTGTAAAAGACGGATATTTGGTGGACTTTATCAGTGTGGAAACAACACTGAAATTCATCCAGCAGGGTATTGTATATGATGAGCTGTCGGATGAAGATAAAGAAGCTTATGAAAATACTTTTGAGGACGAAAACGGTGATCTTCCTGAAAGCATCGAATCCTCTGCTCTGAACGAATGGATCTTCAATGAGGATACTATTCGCGAAGTACTGCGTATACTGATGGAAAATGGATTGAAGATCGATTACGGAAATAAGATCGGTAAGACCATTATCTTTGCAAAGAATCATACTCATGCGGAAAAAGTACTGGAAGTATTCGGCAAGAGTTATCCAAACCTGACGAATTACGCAAAGGTCATTGATAACTATATGACCTATGCTCAGAGCGCTATAGACGAATTCTCTGAACCCAACAAGCTCCCTCAGATTGCTATATCTGTGGATATGCTGGATACCGGTATCGATGTGCCGGAAGTGCTGAATCTGGTATTCTTCAAAAAGGTGATGAGTAAAGCTAAGTTCTGGCAGATGATTGGCCGCGGAACCAGGCTTTGTCCCGGGTTGATCGATGGGGAGGATAAGAGCAAGTTCTATATCTTTGACTTCTGCGGAAACTTTGAATTCTTCCGGATGAATAAAGGACGGCCGACAACCAATACCATGGCACTGGCGGGTGCGCTTTTCTTCTTGAAAGCCCAGATTGCTTATAAACTTCAGGATCTGGCTTATCAGACTGAACCGCTGATGACCTTCCGTGAAACACTGGTACAGGATATGCTGGAGAAAGACCAAGCACTGGATCGGCAGCACTTTGCAGTGCGGCAGCATCTGAAGGCAGTGGAACAGTATGGAGATCCGGTAAATTATGAAGCGTTGACCTATGAAAACACGCTGGATATAAAAGACGAACTGGCACCGTTGATTGAGCCGGAACAGGATGATCCCAAAGCCTTACGTTTTGATGCCTTGATGTATGGAATTGAATTGGCATACCTGATGGGAGAAAAATACTCCAGAGCCCGTCATGATCTGCTAAACAAGGTTTCAGCTATTGCGGGTGTTGCAAACATCCCGGAGATTATGGCTCAGAGTGATCTGATTAACAAGATCCTACATACCGACTACCTGGACAATGCGGGAATTAATGAGTTTGAGCATATCCGGGAGAGCCTTCGTGATCTGATCAAGTATATTCCTGTAGAGAAGATCATCTACCAAACGAATTTCGATGATGAAGTACTAGCTATAGACTGGAAACAGTCTGAACTGGAAAGCGATGACCTGAAAAATTATAAAGCCAAAGCAGAGTTCTATGTTCGTCAACACCAGGATCAGGAGGTCATTGCAAAACTGAAGGGTAATATTCCGCTGACAGAGCAGGACGTTTCAGAACTGGAGCGAATCCTGTGGAGCGAGATCGGCAGCAAGCAGGATTATGAGAGAGAAATTGGTTCTGTACCATTGGGCGAGTTTGTCCGCGGTATTGTTGGCCTGGATATGAATGCAGCTAAAACAGCTTTTGCAGAATATCTGGGTAACACACAGCTGGACAGCAGACAGATCTACTTTGTGAACCAGATTGTAGAGTATATCGTGCATAATGGTATGCTGAAGGACTTCTCTGTATTGCAGGATCCTCCGTTTACTGATCAGGGAAGTATTGTGGATGTGTTTGATATGGAAATGTGGGCTGGAATAAAGAAGACCATTGATCAGATTAATGCAAATGCTTTGGGTGCGTAA
- a CDS encoding zinc ribbon domain-containing protein: MKKCTACGATFDDTSKFCPYCGTEYGPEERPAGNSEESGGQPEQPKKEKKIINNTQGMMLWHKIVLFLVGIRAVRCLIRGLSILRGYVDSDVPESMVPVRNLFLGIGIENIAIGVFAVICLYRLGKYMRSGPGSVKILYGMSIAGSLILTMWLVSISPNADLSMTGIADSFLPDILMLVVNSIYYSKHKDIFVN, encoded by the coding sequence ATGAAAAAATGCACAGCCTGTGGTGCGACGTTTGACGATACCAGCAAATTCTGCCCTTATTGCGGAACGGAGTACGGGCCGGAGGAACGTCCTGCCGGAAACAGTGAAGAATCCGGCGGGCAGCCGGAGCAACCGAAGAAGGAAAAGAAGATAATAAACAATACACAAGGGATGATGCTATGGCATAAGATTGTATTGTTCCTTGTGGGGATAAGGGCTGTACGCTGCCTGATCAGGGGCCTTTCCATACTGAGAGGTTATGTTGACTCAGATGTACCTGAAAGTATGGTTCCAGTGAGGAATCTGTTTCTTGGTATTGGGATAGAGAATATAGCCATTGGCGTTTTCGCAGTGATCTGTTTATACCGGCTGGGAAAGTATATGAGAAGCGGTCCCGGATCTGTGAAGATACTGTACGGGATGAGTATTGCAGGATCTTTGATCCTTACGATGTGGCTGGTTTCCATATCACCGAATGCTGATCTGTCGATGACGGGAATAGCTGATTCTTTTTTGCCTGATATTCTGATGCTGGTTGTCAACAGCATTTACTATAGCAAACACAAGGATATATTTGTGAACTGA
- a CDS encoding AAA family ATPase: protein MQLIDSITIRYFRSVYTLTLDNCKDITVLAGKNDVGKSNILKALNLFFNQQTDYLQLYNFVDDYSLDRKEDVRKDTIRGQQFISISVRFKRGDMMQNSLPPTFTVTKRWDMHSMEPKTTSDVQTRMQQYARKQGIKYSEKTTTTFLSTFLNRIKFIYIPAIKDERIFSYALNVLQNSLFDSKNKPILDAPIDAANKAIQSIIKELQDDFYTATGINNYVEMPNTLNYAKGLLQINTEVKTKNAKGTVAIDKRGDGIRTHYIPKILNYVATKSKNKYIWGFEEPENSYEYRRCIQVADEFENCYCKNSQIFITSHSPSFFKEKPNIKSIKIIGCQDGRTALLDKNTGLDEELGYIELYKHFIDKVRELEDENEIKDAEIEGLRRKLVNITVPTILTEGKTDADLLKIAIQKLGKTSFANWNIQPIACDKTSNNDVLLRYLRELRDNKQHTSPIIGMFDRDTKLLSQSGDEQSDIRLKEYEKFIDNVYAFAIPVPHNRREKDQISIEHYFTDNEIKLELDGKRLFIGNEFHKTGIHIEKPYHYKDGAKVAKTIKIIEHESNAYVTNLDGTGDYSISKARFVDAIKEDREGFKDISFAEFEKIFSVLEKISQDFCS from the coding sequence ATGCAGTTGATTGATAGCATTACTATCCGGTATTTCAGATCAGTATATACATTAACTCTTGACAATTGTAAGGATATAACAGTACTCGCAGGAAAAAACGATGTTGGAAAGTCCAATATTCTTAAAGCACTAAATTTGTTTTTCAATCAACAAACAGACTATTTACAACTATATAATTTTGTAGATGATTATTCTTTGGATCGAAAAGAAGATGTTCGCAAGGATACAATACGTGGTCAACAGTTTATTTCTATATCGGTACGTTTTAAACGCGGTGATATGATGCAGAACTCATTGCCCCCTACATTTACTGTTACAAAGAGATGGGACATGCATTCCATGGAACCTAAAACAACGTCAGACGTTCAGACTAGAATGCAGCAGTATGCGCGTAAGCAAGGTATAAAATATTCTGAAAAGACGACGACAACGTTCTTAAGTACTTTTCTAAATAGGATAAAATTTATATATATACCTGCAATTAAGGATGAACGCATATTTAGTTATGCGCTAAATGTATTACAAAATAGTCTGTTTGATTCAAAAAACAAACCAATACTTGACGCCCCAATTGATGCTGCAAACAAGGCAATTCAGAGTATTATTAAAGAGTTGCAAGATGATTTTTATACTGCGACGGGGATAAACAATTATGTTGAGATGCCGAATACTCTAAACTATGCAAAAGGATTGCTGCAGATAAATACAGAGGTAAAAACAAAAAATGCAAAAGGAACAGTAGCTATTGACAAAAGAGGAGATGGGATTAGAACACACTATATTCCCAAAATACTGAATTATGTGGCAACGAAATCGAAGAACAAGTACATTTGGGGATTTGAAGAACCTGAAAACTCATATGAGTATAGACGTTGTATTCAAGTTGCAGATGAATTTGAGAATTGTTACTGTAAGAATAGTCAGATATTTATTACAAGTCATTCCCCATCGTTCTTTAAAGAAAAGCCGAATATAAAAAGCATCAAAATAATAGGCTGTCAAGACGGCAGGACAGCGCTTCTAGACAAGAATACTGGGTTGGATGAAGAACTAGGATATATAGAATTATATAAACATTTTATTGATAAAGTTAGAGAGTTAGAAGATGAAAATGAGATAAAAGACGCAGAAATAGAAGGATTGAGAAGGAAACTGGTGAATATCACTGTTCCGACAATACTGACCGAGGGAAAGACAGACGCTGATTTACTCAAAATTGCAATACAAAAATTGGGAAAGACTTCCTTTGCCAATTGGAATATTCAGCCAATTGCGTGTGATAAAACATCAAACAATGATGTGTTGTTGAGGTATTTACGGGAATTACGAGACAACAAACAACACACATCTCCGATTATAGGCATGTTTGACAGAGATACAAAATTATTATCACAATCTGGAGATGAGCAATCAGATATACGACTAAAGGAATATGAAAAATTTATAGACAATGTATATGCTTTTGCTATTCCAGTTCCTCATAACAGAAGAGAAAAGGATCAAATATCAATAGAACATTATTTTACAGATAATGAAATAAAACTAGAATTAGATGGCAAAAGGTTGTTTATAGGAAACGAATTCCACAAGACAGGAATTCACATCGAGAAGCCATATCATTATAAGGATGGAGCAAAAGTAGCAAAAACCATAAAAATAATAGAACATGAATCAAATGCATATGTGACAAATCTAGATGGTACGGGGGATTATAGTATTTCAAAAGCTCGCTTTGTTGATGCAATTAAAGAAGATAGAGAAGGATTCAAGGATATATCATTTGCTGAGTTTGAAAAGATTTTTTCAGTGCTGGAGAAGATTAGTCAAGATTTTTGTTCATGA